The following coding sequences lie in one Zingiber officinale cultivar Zhangliang chromosome 2B, Zo_v1.1, whole genome shotgun sequence genomic window:
- the LOC122046485 gene encoding histone deacetylase 6-like, with protein MASPSAAASGDGASLPSASCWDGRRRRVSYFYEPTIGDYYYGQGHPMKPHRIRMAHNLVVHYALHRLMEISRPFPASAADIVRFHSEEYVDFLASVSPATAALVSAQGQLAYDSASASASARQLKRFNVGEDCPVFEGLFEFCQASAGGSIGAAVKINRGDADIAINWAGGLHHAKKCEASGFCYVNDIVLGILELLKYHRRVLYVDIDIHHGDGVEEAFFTTDRVMTVSFHKYGDFFPGTGHIKDVGFGQGKYYALNVPLNDGMDDDSFRALFRPVIQKVMEVYQPDAVVLQCGADSLAGDRLGCFNLSVKGHADCLRYLRSFNVPMMVLGGGGYTMRNVARCWCYETAVAIGVEPDNKLPYNEYYEYFGPDYNLHIQPKSMENKNSSKELENIRIMLMDYLSKIEHAPSVQFQSRVPDTGVPEEAEGDMDHRRQAKLWSGEHYDSEFEEGQQPEPENIS; from the exons ATGGCCTCGCCATCGGCAGCCGCCAGCGGCGATGGGGCGTCGTTGCCTTCGGCATCGTGCTGGGACGGTCGGAGGCGTCGGGTGAGTTACTTCTATGAGCCCACCATCGGCGACTACTACTACGGGCAGGGCCACCCGATGAAGCCCCACCGCATCCGTATGGCCCACAATCTCGTTGTGCACTACGCCCTCCATCGCCTCATGGAGATCTCCCGCCCCTTTCCTGCCTCCGCTGCCGACATCGTCCGCTTTCACTCCGAGGAGTACGTCGACTTCCTCGCCTCCGTCTCGCCCGCCACCGCTGCCCTCGTTTCCGCGCAAGGGCAACTCGCGTACGACTCCGCCTCCGCCTCTGCGTCCGCTCGACAGCTAAAGCGGTTCAACGTTGGAGAGGACTGTCCCGTATTCGAAGGCCTCTTCGAGTTCTGCCAGGCCTCCGCCGGCGGCTCCATCGGCGCCGCCGTGAAGATCAACCGCGGAGATGCCGACATTGCCATCAACTGGGCCGGCGGACTACACCACGCCAAGAAGTGCGAGGCCTCCGGCTTCTGCTACGTCAACGACATTGTCCTCGGCATCCTTGAGCTCCTCAAGTACCACAGG CGTGTACTTTATGTGGACATTGATATCCATCATGGAGATGGTGTTGAAGAGGCTTTTTTCACAACTGACAGAGTCATGACTGTGTCATTCCACAAATATGGGGATTTCTTTCCTGGAACTGGCCATATaaaggatgttgggtttgggCAAGGAAAGTACTATGCTCTAAATGTTCCTCTAAATGATGGGATGGATGATGATAGCTTCCGGGCACTTTTTAGACCTGTCATCCAAAAGGTTATGGAGGTTTATCAACCTGACGCGGTGGTTCTTCAATGTGGTGCTGATTCATTGGCAGGGGACAGACTAGGTTGTTTCAACTTGTCTGTGAAAGGCCATGCAGATTGCCTACGATATCTAAGATCCTTCAATGTGCCTATGATGGTTTTAGGTGGTGGTGGGTATACCATGCGCAATGTTGCTCGCTGTTGGTGCTATGAG ACAGCAGTTGCAATTGGAGTGGAACCAGACAATAAATTGCCTTATAATGAATATTACGAGTATTTTGGTCCTGACTATAATCTTCATATTCAACCAAAAAGCATGGAGAACAAAAACTCTTCAAAAGAACTGGAAAATATTAG AATTATGTTGATGGATTATCTTTCAAAAATTGAACATGCTCCAAGTGTACAGTTCCAGTCAAGGGTGCCTGATACGGGAGTGCCTGAAGAG GCTGAAGGAGACATGGACCATCGTAGGCAAGCCAAACTATGGAGTGGTGAGCATTATGATTCTGAGTTCGAGGAAGGCCAACAACCTGAACCTGAAAACATATCTTGA